From one Arenicella chitinivorans genomic stretch:
- a CDS encoding DUF4124 domain-containing protein — MKRILFVGLMVVATTVVAPTLSAEVYKWVDDNGKTHYGPRPATAGNGTEKTRIKSQVNQKPAETKKIDGEVAEFADVMAREILRDNGDAESVDCGRSVRNAHDSIDTMLSVGERNYKTGYLAEAQYREASTKLRQIKTQISVSECQSATGNTAGFYQCMTNNYNHVVTCGKKYDYGD, encoded by the coding sequence GTGAAACGTATTTTGTTTGTTGGTCTAATGGTTGTGGCCACGACGGTAGTGGCGCCGACGCTGAGTGCTGAAGTATATAAATGGGTTGATGATAATGGAAAAACGCATTATGGGCCGCGACCTGCGACGGCGGGTAATGGCACTGAAAAAACTCGGATCAAAAGCCAAGTGAATCAGAAGCCCGCTGAGACGAAAAAAATCGATGGTGAGGTGGCGGAGTTTGCTGACGTTATGGCTCGGGAAATATTGCGCGATAACGGTGACGCCGAGAGTGTGGATTGTGGTCGCTCAGTGCGCAATGCTCATGACTCGATCGACACCATGTTGTCGGTTGGCGAACGTAACTATAAAACGGGTTACTTGGCGGAAGCGCAGTACCGCGAGGCCAGCACCAAGCTGCGTCAAATAAAAACCCAAATCAGTGTGTCTGAGTGCCAAAGTGCGACAGGCAACACAGCTGGTTTTTACCAGTGCATGACTAACAACTATAACCACGTTGTCACATGCGGTAAGAAATACGATTACGGCGATTGA
- a CDS encoding alpha/beta fold hydrolase, producing the protein MKSILKFLATLAMLLGVATASLYFIYPGVMLEGLHFVTARAAGLEPRSVQVNDTTMHYYEGGPNNKHTLILLHDLGDDKNAFVTAVRPLTLDYRVILPDLPAHGANEFKAGNNYSLLGQQRQLAQFLGAITANRFVIGGHGLGGHLASYFAQQAPHKIEGLILLNSNGLQLTKATPYELYPLQVDAAYFASMYQSRYRNPPQYPQPVMQHKANLLNQRIPFLNQQITQLNQSEPFSLDLTSVSAPTLLLWGNHQPQQTAEIRDAVQAALPDAAFILIEHVGQAPQLEAPELVGKAMADFLSSVYGETK; encoded by the coding sequence TTGAAGTCTATTCTGAAGTTTCTGGCCACCCTGGCGATGCTGCTGGGCGTGGCCACTGCCTCCTTGTATTTTATCTACCCCGGCGTAATGCTGGAGGGTTTGCACTTTGTTACCGCGCGAGCCGCCGGGTTGGAGCCGAGATCGGTGCAGGTGAATGATACGACAATGCATTATTATGAAGGCGGCCCCAATAATAAACACACACTGATCCTGTTACATGATCTGGGTGACGACAAAAATGCCTTTGTCACTGCCGTACGTCCATTGACCTTGGACTATCGCGTTATCTTGCCAGACTTACCAGCCCATGGTGCCAACGAGTTCAAAGCGGGTAACAACTATTCACTGCTAGGGCAACAACGCCAACTAGCACAGTTTTTAGGTGCCATCACAGCCAACCGCTTCGTGATTGGCGGACACGGCTTAGGTGGCCACTTGGCGAGTTATTTTGCCCAACAAGCGCCGCACAAAATCGAGGGCCTGATCCTGCTCAACAGTAACGGGCTGCAACTCACAAAAGCAACGCCATACGAGCTATACCCATTACAAGTCGACGCTGCATACTTTGCGAGCATGTACCAGTCACGGTACAGAAATCCGCCACAATATCCGCAGCCGGTAATGCAGCACAAAGCCAACCTACTCAATCAACGAATTCCATTTTTGAATCAACAAATTACACAACTCAATCAAAGTGAACCTTTCTCGCTTGATTTAACTTCCGTGTCAGCGCCCACGCTGCTGTTATGGGGCAATCACCAACCACAGCAAACCGCAGAAATTCGTGATGCGGTGCAAGCGGCGCTACCCGATGCGGCGTTTATCCTTATCGAGCATGTTGGCCAGGCACCTCAATTGGAAGCCCCTGAATTGGTCGGTAAAGCAATGGCAGACTTCCTGTCTTCGGTGTACGGCGAAACCAAGTAA